From a single Fulvivirga ulvae genomic region:
- a CDS encoding shikimate dehydrogenase family protein — MSLYGLIGKKLSHSFSKKYFTEKFENEGLHTCKYELFELDSIAELSKLVHSKADIVGLNVTIPYKEVVIPMLDEVHEKAREIGAVNVIKVRDGKLIGFNSDYFGFKESLVNWVGASKLHALVLGTGGASKAVIAALKDLAIPYQVVSRKATRQTLSYSSLKETPQVLNSHRLIINTTPLGMLPQIDSAPDLDYSLISNNHYLYDLVYNPEVTRFLKMGQEHGAMIKNGIEMLHLQAEMSWKIWN; from the coding sequence ATGAGTTTGTATGGCTTAATCGGCAAGAAACTATCTCACTCATTCTCAAAAAAATACTTTACTGAAAAATTTGAGAATGAAGGTCTCCATACCTGTAAATATGAGCTTTTTGAACTAGACTCCATCGCTGAGCTTAGTAAACTGGTACACAGTAAAGCCGACATTGTAGGGCTAAATGTTACTATTCCTTATAAAGAAGTAGTCATACCCATGCTTGATGAAGTTCATGAAAAAGCCCGTGAAATAGGGGCTGTCAATGTCATTAAAGTCAGAGATGGTAAATTAATAGGGTTTAACTCCGATTACTTCGGCTTTAAAGAGTCACTTGTTAACTGGGTTGGAGCGTCAAAGCTTCATGCACTGGTACTCGGCACAGGAGGGGCTTCAAAGGCGGTAATTGCAGCTTTAAAAGACCTGGCTATTCCTTATCAGGTAGTATCACGTAAAGCAACAAGACAAACCCTTAGCTACTCTTCTCTAAAAGAAACCCCTCAAGTACTAAACAGCCATCGGCTTATTATAAACACCACTCCTTTGGGAATGCTCCCTCAGATTGACTCCGCTCCCGACCTTGACTATTCTCTGATTTCAAATAATCATTACCTCTATGACCTCGTTTATAATCCGGAAGTCACCCGTTTCCTTAAGATGGGACAGGAACATGGAGCAATGATCAAAAATGGCATTGAAATGCTCCATTTGCAGGCTGAAATGTCATGGAAAATCTGGAATTAA
- a CDS encoding DUF368 domain-containing protein, with amino-acid sequence MNKLKETLLIYLKGVGMGGADVVPGVSGGTIAFITGIYERLLDSIKAFDLEAFRLLFTLQIIPFWKKINGKFLLPLFLGIITSFLTLAKLIIYLLANHPIPLWSFFFGLIIISAILVLRAINRWTVGVIVAIIAGVAIAYFITEATPAETPDEPWFIFISGAIAICAMILPGISGSFILLILGKYEYMMTALSTLDIFTVVIFALGCVVGLLSFVRAISWLLKNYHNLAIGLLSGFMIGSLNKVWPWKIPVKFRVNSHGEQVAYITRNVFPGEYYKELGEYPQVLVAILFMALGVFIVVAIEKIANYKTKTPL; translated from the coding sequence ATGAATAAATTGAAGGAAACCCTGCTCATTTACCTCAAAGGTGTGGGCATGGGTGGCGCCGATGTGGTGCCAGGTGTATCCGGAGGGACCATTGCCTTTATTACCGGCATATACGAAAGGCTACTCGACTCAATAAAGGCATTTGATCTCGAAGCTTTCAGGCTGTTATTTACCCTTCAGATCATTCCATTTTGGAAAAAGATCAATGGAAAATTCCTGTTGCCCCTATTTCTTGGGATCATCACCAGCTTTCTTACACTTGCCAAGCTCATCATTTACCTTCTGGCAAACCACCCTATCCCTCTGTGGTCCTTTTTCTTTGGACTTATTATCATCTCCGCTATACTGGTACTAAGGGCGATCAACCGGTGGACGGTCGGGGTTATTGTAGCCATAATCGCTGGCGTGGCCATTGCGTATTTCATTACAGAGGCTACACCTGCCGAAACACCTGACGAACCTTGGTTCATCTTCATTTCCGGTGCAATAGCCATTTGTGCAATGATACTACCGGGCATTTCAGGATCGTTTATTCTGCTTATACTGGGCAAGTATGAGTATATGATGACGGCGCTGAGCACTCTCGATATTTTCACTGTGGTAATTTTTGCCCTTGGCTGCGTAGTAGGTCTTCTATCATTTGTAAGAGCCATCTCATGGTTGTTAAAAAACTATCATAATCTGGCTATCGGGCTTCTTTCAGGTTTCATGATCGGGAGCCTGAACAAGGTTTGGCCGTGGAAAATACCGGTTAAATTCAGAGTTAACAGCCATGGAGAGCAGGTCGCCTATATTACAAGAAATGTATTTCCGGGAGAATACTATAAGGAACTGGGAGAATATCCCCAGGTATTAGTTGCCATTTTATTTATGGCTCTGGGGGTTTTTATTGTTGTTGCCATCGAGAAAATAGCTAACTACAAGACTAAAACACCGCTATAA
- a CDS encoding phosphosulfolactate synthase has translation MNYTLNNIPERTTKPRQYGFTMAMDKGLSIREVEDFLSICEGYVDIVKLGWATSYVTPNLKEKIKVYHDAGIPVYFGGTLFESFIVRDQFDDYRKVLDKYNLQYAEVSDGSIELDHDKKCDLINKLSEQVTVLSEVGSKDEEKIIPPYQWIKLMQAELDAGAWKVIGEAREGGNVGLFRSTGEVRSGLVQEILTKIPFEKIIWEAPQKAQQVWFIKLLGANVNLGNIAPNEVIPLETIRLGLRGDTFNHFLSLNEKS, from the coding sequence ATGAATTATACTTTAAACAACATTCCTGAGCGAACTACAAAGCCCAGGCAATATGGTTTTACTATGGCTATGGATAAAGGCCTTAGCATACGTGAAGTTGAAGATTTTTTAAGCATATGCGAAGGTTATGTAGACATTGTTAAGCTGGGTTGGGCAACTTCTTATGTCACTCCCAACCTAAAAGAAAAAATAAAAGTATATCATGATGCCGGTATTCCGGTCTATTTCGGAGGTACATTATTCGAATCTTTCATAGTGAGGGATCAGTTTGACGACTACAGAAAAGTTTTAGACAAGTATAATTTACAGTACGCTGAGGTTTCTGACGGATCAATTGAACTGGACCATGATAAAAAGTGTGACCTGATTAACAAATTGTCTGAACAAGTAACCGTTTTATCCGAGGTAGGCTCGAAAGACGAAGAAAAGATCATTCCTCCTTATCAATGGATAAAGTTGATGCAGGCCGAGCTTGATGCCGGGGCATGGAAAGTAATCGGGGAGGCACGTGAAGGTGGTAATGTAGGGCTATTCCGCTCTACCGGAGAAGTCCGATCAGGACTTGTACAGGAAATCTTAACAAAGATTCCATTCGAAAAAATTATTTGGGAAGCTCCCCAAAAAGCACAGCAAGTCTGGTTTATAAAACTCCTTGGTGCAAATGTTAACCTCGGAAATATAGCTCCCAATGAAGTTATTCCATTGGAAACAATACGCTTGGGATTAAGAGGCGATACTTTTAACCATTTTCTTTCGTTAAACGAAAAAAGCTGA
- a CDS encoding tetratricopeptide repeat protein, protein MAENFKRKEENELIKRFEDHIKNKASYFFELDSFEQIIGFYIERGQYKKALNAANLAAEQYPFSIELLVTKAQVLSNLEEYEEALELLQKAESFQPNDSEIHLLKGSIFSLQGNYVSAIDTYVESLPFAEEKDEVYYSIGLAYQSMEDYEKAIDAYKSAIAENIFHDGALYELAYCLDITGELESSISYYNQFIDADPYSQAAWYNLGIVYNKLGRYEEAIKAYDYAIVIEDNFSSAYFNMGNTYAQMERYPEALDAYKKTIDIEGPSPEVYCQIATVYEKMQQYDLGLKYFQKATKLDSLYDEAWFGAGKCLNMQQKWYQSLHFYNKALKLDHENPDYWKAVAETEYKIGNIVSSIDAYEEASMLTPEDKEIWLDWSYIYYEQGEYEKAIDLIISGLADNPDDADFFYRLTAYLITAGKYKEAFNYLENALILDFDKHEVLFEFFPQLETQKALYKIIDQFRKENS, encoded by the coding sequence ATGGCTGAGAATTTTAAGAGAAAAGAAGAAAACGAACTGATCAAAAGGTTCGAAGATCACATTAAGAATAAGGCAAGTTACTTTTTTGAACTTGATAGTTTTGAGCAGATCATTGGCTTCTACATTGAGCGGGGGCAGTATAAAAAAGCACTCAACGCAGCTAATCTGGCCGCAGAGCAGTACCCCTTCTCTATAGAACTACTTGTAACCAAAGCACAGGTACTTAGTAACCTTGAAGAATATGAAGAGGCTTTGGAGCTACTTCAAAAGGCAGAATCTTTCCAGCCTAATGACTCGGAGATACACCTGCTCAAGGGTTCCATTTTTTCTCTCCAGGGCAACTATGTTTCAGCTATTGATACCTACGTGGAATCCCTTCCTTTTGCAGAAGAAAAAGACGAAGTATATTATAGCATAGGCCTGGCGTACCAAAGCATGGAAGACTATGAGAAAGCCATTGATGCCTACAAAAGCGCCATTGCCGAAAACATTTTTCACGATGGTGCACTGTACGAGCTGGCTTACTGCCTGGATATTACGGGCGAACTCGAGAGCAGCATCTCCTATTACAACCAATTTATAGATGCAGACCCTTACTCTCAGGCTGCCTGGTATAACCTAGGTATAGTCTATAACAAACTTGGCCGCTATGAAGAAGCGATCAAAGCCTATGACTATGCCATAGTAATAGAAGATAATTTCTCCTCCGCCTACTTTAACATGGGCAACACCTATGCCCAAATGGAACGATATCCCGAGGCACTGGATGCATACAAAAAAACCATAGATATTGAAGGTCCCAGCCCGGAAGTCTATTGTCAGATAGCTACGGTTTATGAGAAAATGCAGCAATACGATCTGGGTCTCAAGTATTTCCAGAAAGCAACCAAACTGGACAGCCTGTATGACGAAGCCTGGTTTGGTGCCGGCAAATGTCTTAACATGCAGCAAAAATGGTATCAGTCCCTCCATTTCTACAACAAAGCACTTAAGCTGGACCATGAAAACCCGGATTACTGGAAAGCTGTAGCTGAGACCGAATATAAAATCGGAAACATCGTTTCCAGTATAGATGCCTATGAAGAAGCCAGCATGTTAACTCCTGAGGATAAGGAAATTTGGCTTGACTGGTCATACATTTATTATGAACAGGGAGAATACGAAAAAGCTATAGACTTGATTATCAGTGGATTAGCAGATAATCCCGATGACGCAGATTTTTTCTACAGGCTTACTGCCTACCTCATAACTGCAGGCAAATACAAAGAAGCCTTTAATTATTTGGAAAATGCGTTAATTTTGGACTTTGATAAACATGAAGTCCTCTTTGAGTTTTTCCCACAACTTGAAACTCAGAAGGCTCTATACAAAATCATTGATCAATTTAGAAAAGAGAATTCCTAA
- a CDS encoding NAD-dependent epimerase/dehydratase family protein — MILVTGANGFLGSYICRKLLKEQLPFIAMVRPSSDLSLLEDILGKITLHKGDILDTESFSGVLDESDIIIHCAAIVSYNQKDRQKMNEVNILGTRNLVNLTLASSDKYFIHVSSVAALGRNTHAGQVDETNKWENSKWNTNYGESKYQAELEVWRAIMEGLSAVIINPSVILGPGDWNKSSAKLFKYVWNEKPFYTSGVLNYVDVRDVADIVFKLLNKRVSGERYIVNADNIPIKDFFEKIAKVFNKKAPRIKANTFLLKLARILQGIKSLFTDSAPVITRETARIGNSKIYFDNSKIKSELNHNFVPLSNTINWTCEFYLKENLTEN, encoded by the coding sequence ATGATCCTGGTTACCGGAGCTAATGGATTTCTGGGTAGTTACATCTGCAGGAAGTTGCTAAAAGAGCAGTTACCTTTTATTGCTATGGTACGCCCATCCAGTGACCTCAGCCTGTTAGAGGATATACTTGGTAAAATAACACTGCACAAAGGCGATATACTTGATACTGAGAGTTTTTCCGGCGTGCTGGATGAGTCAGATATCATTATCCATTGTGCGGCAATCGTATCATACAACCAAAAAGACCGCCAGAAAATGAATGAGGTAAATATACTGGGCACCCGTAACCTCGTTAATCTGACACTGGCATCTTCTGACAAGTACTTTATTCATGTAAGCTCCGTGGCCGCACTGGGCAGAAATACGCATGCCGGCCAGGTAGATGAAACCAACAAGTGGGAGAACTCTAAATGGAATACTAATTACGGAGAATCAAAATACCAGGCCGAGCTTGAGGTTTGGCGAGCTATTATGGAGGGTCTTAGTGCTGTAATTATAAACCCATCAGTGATCCTAGGTCCGGGTGACTGGAATAAGAGCAGCGCAAAGCTTTTCAAATATGTCTGGAATGAAAAGCCATTCTATACAAGTGGTGTTTTGAACTATGTAGATGTTCGTGATGTTGCTGATATTGTGTTTAAATTATTGAACAAAAGAGTTTCGGGCGAGCGCTACATTGTTAATGCTGATAATATCCCTATCAAGGATTTCTTTGAGAAAATCGCTAAAGTATTTAATAAAAAAGCACCCCGGATAAAGGCCAATACGTTTCTATTGAAATTGGCTCGTATTTTACAGGGTATCAAATCGTTATTCACTGATTCAGCTCCTGTAATAACCCGGGAAACGGCCCGAATAGGCAATAGCAAAATATACTTCGACAATAGTAAGATCAAGAGCGAACTAAATCATAACTTTGTGCCACTTTCGAATACTATTAACTGGACTTGCGAGTTCTACTTAAAAGAAAACCTTACTGAAAATTAA
- a CDS encoding tyrosine-protein phosphatase: MFNFFKKKSAKPVDRLRTDVHSHLLPDLDDGVETYEEALKIVKGFSDLGYQKLITTPHIMRDFYNNSEDDIRLKIIELNSLINQKGLSIEVVPGAEYYLDETLLENIKNSNKEFLTFGDNYMLFETSFMNEPFYLKEFIFEAKSRGINPIMAHPERYTYIHGNFDVATDLIDRGVLFQVNINSFIGYYSKEVKKTAEKLVDAGYVHLLGSDCHNQKHFDVLQKSRTEKYYYKALLLPLINYTL; encoded by the coding sequence GTGTTTAATTTTTTCAAAAAAAAATCGGCAAAACCGGTTGACCGCTTACGCACTGATGTTCACTCCCACCTGCTGCCCGACCTGGACGATGGTGTAGAAACCTACGAAGAAGCACTAAAGATAGTGAAGGGCTTCAGTGACTTAGGTTATCAGAAACTTATCACTACACCGCATATTATGCGTGATTTTTACAACAATAGTGAAGACGACATCAGGCTTAAAATCATTGAACTCAATTCACTCATTAACCAAAAAGGACTAAGTATAGAAGTGGTGCCGGGAGCCGAATATTACCTGGACGAAACACTGCTGGAAAACATAAAAAACAGCAACAAGGAATTTCTCACTTTTGGCGACAATTACATGCTTTTTGAGACTTCATTTATGAATGAACCATTTTATCTTAAAGAGTTCATTTTTGAAGCTAAATCAAGGGGGATTAACCCGATAATGGCACATCCTGAAAGATATACTTATATTCACGGTAATTTTGACGTTGCGACCGACCTCATTGACCGAGGCGTATTGTTTCAGGTTAATATTAACTCCTTCATTGGGTACTACTCAAAAGAAGTTAAGAAAACCGCGGAAAAACTGGTGGATGCAGGCTATGTTCACCTGCTGGGTAGTGACTGTCACAACCAGAAGCATTTCGATGTTTTGCAGAAATCAAGAACCGAAAAGTATTATTATAAAGCCTTACTGTTACCTTTAATCAATTATACACTCTAA
- a CDS encoding GumC family protein has translation MENKTLNHSEINKPTEGIDFEKALTVLRKSILWVLIIFIVTNLGAYLYIRWTKPLYESESELKLDVKSDATELGLTGLTENKNLNIISGEIELLKSKLFFNKVIETVDLSISYYTAGKVLNDEKFEASPFIVDYTLKNHSLLDRQIYVTILDNTRYSISFFDDANSNTRTYKFGEPVNTPDIEFIIYLTEFFAPQGDRNFFFIINSERAQINYLSRNLTVEPLNLNANTIRIAFKDHNPLKARDLVNAIDTLYLNYTEEEKNQENKQKIEWLNSELKQIEKQLEGYEDYFENFTIKNRTNDLDEDLRKTIIAINALDSQRYELTKKVEATEQIQNELKKGELNSLNYSLGVYPKYISDMLTELTDLLSERERLRLSYNESTYAFKKKDQEIGNLTDNLQIQLKTLTDRYTSEIQDLMIRKRKLEDSFVELPGKSTEFNKNQRFFNLYEEFYLSLMQSKAQFQIAEAGTTTDFKILSSATLPQEPISPNALIIYGIGLVAGFFLSFVFVSIRYLLHNKISTVHEIERLCGAPILGSIPNTSEKIGMTQLVIDKKPKSAVSEALRSIRTNIEFMVSGGKDRVISVTSTIGGEGKTFVAVNLGAIIALSKKKVLLLDLDMRKPRVHLAFQDKYTGKGVSTILINKHSIEECIQKTTVENLDYIPAGPTPPNPSELLLNGEYDSLINKLKYDYDIIILDTPPVGLVTDGILAMKKADLAIYIVRAHYSRKIFLNTLNRLTSVNQFKNIAVVLNATSNIGANGYGYGYYEEKSESDNNFIKRLLGKRV, from the coding sequence TTGGAAAATAAGACTTTAAACCACTCTGAAATAAATAAACCTACAGAAGGTATAGACTTTGAAAAAGCACTTACCGTGCTTAGAAAAAGTATACTCTGGGTGCTGATTATTTTTATAGTAACCAACCTCGGTGCCTATCTTTACATAAGATGGACCAAACCTCTTTATGAATCGGAGTCAGAACTAAAACTGGATGTTAAGTCCGATGCTACGGAACTGGGGCTTACCGGCCTCACTGAAAACAAAAACCTTAATATTATTTCAGGTGAAATAGAGCTTCTCAAATCGAAGCTTTTCTTCAATAAAGTAATTGAAACAGTAGACTTAAGTATCAGCTATTACACAGCTGGCAAGGTTTTAAATGACGAAAAATTCGAAGCGTCACCCTTTATTGTTGACTACACCTTAAAAAACCATTCTCTGCTTGACCGCCAGATCTATGTGACGATACTGGACAATACCAGGTACTCCATAAGCTTTTTTGATGATGCCAATTCCAACACCAGGACTTACAAATTCGGTGAGCCTGTCAATACACCTGACATCGAATTCATCATCTACCTCACAGAATTTTTTGCACCTCAGGGAGATCGCAACTTCTTTTTTATCATAAACAGTGAAAGAGCACAGATCAATTATCTGAGCAGGAATTTAACGGTTGAACCCCTCAATCTGAACGCCAACACGATACGTATTGCATTTAAAGACCATAATCCGCTAAAAGCGAGAGACCTTGTAAATGCCATTGACACACTCTACCTGAACTACACCGAAGAAGAAAAAAACCAGGAGAACAAACAAAAAATTGAGTGGCTCAACAGTGAACTAAAACAAATCGAGAAGCAGCTTGAAGGCTATGAAGATTATTTCGAAAATTTCACCATAAAAAACCGGACCAACGATCTGGATGAAGACCTGCGCAAAACCATCATTGCCATTAATGCGCTTGACTCTCAGCGGTATGAACTCACTAAAAAGGTTGAGGCTACAGAACAGATACAAAACGAATTAAAAAAGGGTGAACTCAACTCCTTAAACTATTCCCTTGGTGTATATCCCAAATATATTTCAGATATGCTTACCGAGCTGACAGACCTTCTTAGCGAAAGGGAACGGTTAAGACTGTCATACAATGAATCTACCTACGCCTTTAAAAAGAAAGATCAGGAGATTGGTAACCTCACCGATAACCTTCAGATACAGCTCAAAACATTGACTGACAGGTATACCTCTGAAATCCAGGACCTGATGATCAGGAAAAGGAAACTGGAAGACAGCTTTGTGGAACTGCCGGGAAAAAGCACAGAATTCAATAAAAACCAGAGGTTTTTTAATCTCTACGAAGAGTTCTACTTATCACTGATGCAGAGTAAGGCGCAGTTTCAGATTGCAGAAGCCGGAACTACTACTGATTTTAAAATACTTTCATCTGCTACTCTGCCCCAGGAGCCTATTTCCCCTAATGCATTGATAATTTATGGTATAGGATTGGTCGCCGGCTTTTTTCTGAGTTTCGTTTTTGTGAGCATACGCTACCTTCTTCATAACAAAATAAGCACCGTGCATGAGATAGAAAGGCTATGTGGCGCTCCTATTTTGGGCTCTATTCCTAATACTTCCGAAAAAATTGGAATGACCCAGCTGGTCATTGATAAAAAACCAAAGTCTGCGGTAAGTGAGGCCCTGCGATCCATACGCACCAACATTGAATTTATGGTTTCGGGTGGGAAAGACCGTGTGATATCTGTTACCTCTACTATAGGAGGAGAAGGGAAAACTTTCGTTGCGGTAAACCTCGGAGCTATTATAGCACTTTCTAAAAAGAAAGTACTTCTGCTTGACCTGGACATGAGAAAGCCAAGAGTCCATCTGGCTTTTCAGGATAAATACACGGGTAAAGGGGTGAGCACTATATTGATCAACAAACACTCCATAGAAGAGTGTATCCAGAAAACCACAGTAGAAAACCTCGATTATATTCCGGCAGGACCTACACCTCCCAACCCTTCAGAATTGTTGCTGAACGGGGAGTATGACAGCCTTATCAATAAGCTGAAATATGATTACGACATCATCATACTGGACACACCTCCCGTTGGATTGGTTACGGATGGTATTTTGGCCATGAAAAAGGCTGATCTGGCCATCTACATTGTAAGGGCACATTATTCAAGAAAAATATTCTTAAACACCCTAAACAGGCTCACCAGTGTAAATCAATTTAAAAATATTGCTGTTGTTTTAAATGCTACGTCTAATATTGGGGCAAATGGCTACGGCTATGGTTATTATGAAGAAAAATCTGAATCAGATAATAATTTTATAAAAAGACTGTTAGGCAAACGTGTTTAA
- a CDS encoding polysaccharide biosynthesis/export family protein produces MKNNYLYLVSICLLFSACGSYKQNIMFKKGDNPDISKIEEAKQQAESNYIINTNDYLDIQVFTKSGEKLIDPDFALSAGETRLNEQNARPRLQYLVKQDGFVKLPMVGEVKLMGMTIKEAEEVLQEKYATFYKDPFVNLRYLNKRVIVLGAIGGHVIPLESENIRITEVLALSEGIDNNAKVQNIRLLRDDEAYFIDLSTIEGYRQSNMIVRSGDIIYVEPIRRPFTEFMRENGPVVSALSSVVSLIAVLISIN; encoded by the coding sequence TTGAAAAATAACTATCTCTACCTCGTAAGTATATGTCTGCTTTTTTCAGCCTGTGGCTCCTACAAGCAAAATATAATGTTTAAAAAAGGTGATAATCCGGATATATCAAAAATAGAAGAGGCAAAACAGCAGGCAGAGAGCAATTATATTATCAATACCAACGACTATCTGGATATACAGGTGTTCACCAAAAGCGGGGAAAAACTCATTGATCCTGATTTTGCACTTTCAGCAGGAGAAACCCGACTCAATGAACAAAATGCCAGACCCAGGCTTCAATACCTTGTAAAGCAGGATGGTTTTGTAAAGTTACCCATGGTGGGCGAAGTAAAGCTGATGGGAATGACGATCAAAGAGGCTGAGGAGGTATTACAGGAAAAATATGCAACTTTTTATAAGGATCCGTTTGTTAATCTCAGGTACCTCAACAAACGCGTAATAGTACTGGGAGCAATTGGCGGCCATGTAATTCCCCTGGAAAGCGAAAACATAAGGATAACCGAAGTGTTGGCCCTTTCCGAAGGAATAGACAATAATGCCAAAGTTCAGAATATCAGGCTGCTCAGAGATGACGAAGCTTACTTCATCGATCTGAGTACCATAGAAGGCTACAGGCAGTCTAATATGATAGTAAGGTCAGGAGATATTATTTACGTAGAGCCGATAAGAAGGCCATTTACTGAATTTATGAGAGAAAATGGACCTGTAGTATCAGCTTTGAGCAGCGTTGTATCGCTAATTGCTGTTTTAATAAGCATTAACTAG
- the rfbC gene encoding dTDP-4-dehydrorhamnose 3,5-epimerase, translating to MTIKETGFQGLVEIFPRIFEDDRGFFFEAYSKQVFKEHGINYDFVQDNQSFSKKGVIRGLHMQLAPFAQAKFVKVITGKVLDVVVDMRPGSETHGKVYYCTLDSRLNNSLMIPEGFAHGFAALEDSVFNYKCSNIYNKASETGILYNDETLNINWGIENPIVSEKDLQLPTYAEFVARNEAVH from the coding sequence ATGACTATTAAAGAGACTGGTTTTCAAGGACTGGTTGAAATTTTTCCCAGGATATTTGAAGACGATCGAGGATTCTTTTTCGAAGCTTACAGCAAACAGGTTTTTAAAGAGCACGGCATCAACTATGATTTTGTTCAGGATAATCAATCCTTTTCAAAAAAAGGTGTCATCAGAGGGCTGCATATGCAACTCGCCCCATTTGCCCAGGCCAAGTTTGTGAAGGTCATAACAGGAAAGGTTTTGGATGTAGTGGTGGATATGAGACCGGGATCAGAAACACACGGCAAGGTTTACTACTGTACACTGGACAGCCGGCTCAATAATAGCTTAATGATACCTGAGGGGTTTGCCCATGGTTTTGCCGCGCTGGAAGATTCGGTATTCAACTATAAATGTAGTAATATATACAATAAAGCTTCGGAAACAGGTATATTGTATAATGATGAAACTTTAAATATCAATTGGGGCATTGAAAATCCTATAGTTTCAGAAAAGGATCTTCAGCTACCTACATACGCAGAATTTGTAGCCAGAAATGAAGCTGTCCATTAA
- a CDS encoding glycosyltransferase family 4 protein translates to MKVAIVLNTSWNVYNFRMGLIKALRENNHEVIVIAPEDEYSKRIRDTGCDFHKVKMDSRGANPIKDFALIFELYGIYKRTKPDVILHYTIKPNIYGTLAASLLKIPTINNVCGLGTVFLQKGLVSKIALFMYKVAFRFPRKVFFQNNHDYELFINEKLVKKGISDILPGSGINLSQFPPLPFKRNKRFTFLLISRLIHDKGVIEYIDAIKQLKTQGVDAQFQILGAKDPKHKRGIKLEIIDEWINSNIVEYLGTTDDVRRFIRNADCVVLPSYREGTPRTLLEAASSAKPIVATDVPGCNNVVQDNYNGFLCKLKSSEDLADKMQAMMNLDDQKIELFGKNSRVKIENEFSEEIVISRYLDSLKELNI, encoded by the coding sequence ATGAAAGTGGCAATAGTTTTAAACACCTCCTGGAATGTCTATAATTTCAGGATGGGCCTGATCAAGGCTCTTCGTGAAAACAACCACGAGGTGATCGTTATAGCTCCGGAGGACGAATACTCCAAAAGGATCAGGGATACAGGTTGTGACTTTCATAAAGTCAAAATGGACAGTCGGGGTGCCAATCCTATCAAAGATTTTGCCCTGATATTTGAGCTCTACGGTATCTATAAGCGAACAAAACCCGATGTCATTCTCCATTATACAATTAAACCCAACATTTATGGCACGCTGGCTGCCAGCCTTTTGAAGATCCCAACTATAAACAACGTCTGCGGGTTGGGAACAGTCTTTTTACAGAAAGGCCTGGTTTCTAAAATTGCATTATTCATGTACAAAGTGGCCTTTCGCTTTCCCAGAAAGGTGTTCTTCCAAAACAATCATGACTACGAGCTTTTTATTAACGAAAAGCTGGTAAAAAAGGGGATAAGCGATATACTGCCCGGATCAGGTATAAACCTTTCGCAATTCCCCCCGCTACCTTTTAAAAGAAACAAGCGTTTTACATTCTTACTTATCTCGAGGCTTATCCACGATAAAGGAGTGATCGAATATATTGATGCCATAAAACAGCTTAAAACCCAGGGTGTTGATGCCCAGTTTCAGATCCTTGGCGCCAAGGATCCCAAACACAAAAGAGGCATTAAACTGGAGATCATTGACGAATGGATCAACAGTAATATCGTTGAATACCTTGGCACAACCGATGATGTAAGAAGGTTTATCAGGAATGCGGACTGTGTGGTATTGCCATCTTACCGCGAAGGTACCCCCAGGACTCTGCTTGAAGCCGCAAGCTCAGCCAAACCTATTGTGGCTACTGATGTTCCCGGGTGCAATAACGTGGTTCAGGATAACTACAATGGCTTTTTATGCAAGCTAAAAAGTTCTGAAGACCTTGCTGATAAAATGCAGGCCATGATGAATCTGGATGATCAAAAAATTGAGCTTTTCGGAAAAAATAGTCGCGTAAAGATAGAGAATGAGTTTAGTGAAGAAATTGTCATCTCCCGCTACCTCGATTCGCTAAAAGAATTAAACATATAA